The window GCATTGGAGCGGCAGATTGTTGCTGCCCTGCAACTGGATCCGCGCTGCCCTTGGCGGAAGATGGCGGCCGTCTTAGGGGAAGCCGAACGAACTGTTGCCCGCAGGGGATCGCAGTTGCTGGAATCCGGTGCGGTGGCCGTGGTGGGAATCCGCCCTAGGCCGTCGGTAGTGCTGGTTGAAATGCGGTGCATGCCCGGGACGGTACGTGCCGCAGCCCACGCCCTCTCGCAACGCTCGGACACCACCTTCGTCTACACCACCACCGGCACCGGTGACTGTGTGGCCGAAGTACTCACTGAACCGTCGCGCATGGCGGAGGTCCTCTCTGATGAGCTGCCGGCCACCCTTGGTTTGCGCGATTCCACCAGTTATCCCGTGCTTCGGTACTTCCGGACCATCCGCGGTTGGCGGCCGGAGGTTCTCACCGCGGACAAAGCCGAGGCACTCCGCTCTACCTTCACCCAGGATTCAGGCGCCCTAGTGCCACGGCAGGATTTGAGTCGTCAGGACAACGAACTCGTGGACGCGCTGTGCGCCGACGGCCGGATGAGTTTTGAGGCTTTGGGTCGTAGGGTTGGCGTTTCAGAGGCAACTGCCCGCCGCCGCAGCGAATGGTTGCTGACCAATAACCAGGTCCACTTGAGGGCCATCGTAGAGCCCGCGTCCTTTGGCCTTGGCGTTGAAGCGCTACTCTGGATCCGCGCCTCGCCGCAGCACGTCG is drawn from Arthrobacter sp. 31Y and contains these coding sequences:
- a CDS encoding Lrp/AsnC family transcriptional regulator — translated: MVVFDALERQIVAALQLDPRCPWRKMAAVLGEAERTVARRGSQLLESGAVAVVGIRPRPSVVLVEMRCMPGTVRAAAHALSQRSDTTFVYTTTGTGDCVAEVLTEPSRMAEVLSDELPATLGLRDSTSYPVLRYFRTIRGWRPEVLTADKAEALRSTFTQDSGALVPRQDLSRQDNELVDALCADGRMSFEALGRRVGVSEATARRRSEWLLTNNQVHLRAIVEPASFGLGVEALLWIRASPQHVEHVGKSLAELPTVRYAAAIAGNYQIMADVTVEDMAALYRFITTSEWAQNASGVDVSILLDARKRGGRVMRSPS